The following are encoded in a window of Balaenoptera ricei isolate mBalRic1 chromosome 1, mBalRic1.hap2, whole genome shotgun sequence genomic DNA:
- the HES2 gene encoding transcription factor HES-2, which translates to MGLPRRAGDPAELRKSLKPLLEKRRRARINESLSQLKGLILSLLGRESSRFSKLEKADILEMTVRFLQELPASSCPTAAPTPSDSYREGYRACLARLARVLPACRVLEPAMSSRLLEHLRRRAASATPDGGRAGDSCGPPGPSPPPAPSPPAPPRDPGLWRPW; encoded by the exons ATGGGGCTGCCTCGGAGGGCAGGGGACCCGGCGGAGCTGCGCAAG AGCCTGAAGCCACTGCTGGAGAAGCGCCGCCGCGCGCGCATCAACGAGAGCCTGAGCCAGCTCAAGGGCCTCATCCTGTCGCTGCTGGGCAGGGAG AGCTCCCGCTTCTCGAAGCTGGAGAAAGCGGACATCCTGGAAATGACCGTGCGCTTCCTGCAGGAGCTGCCTGCgtcctcctgcccgacggcagcgCCCA CGCCCTCCGACAGCTACCGCGAGGGCTACCGAGCCTGCCTGGCGCGCCTGGCCCGCGTGCTACCCGCTTGCCGCGTCCTGGAGCCCGCCATGAGCTCTCGCCTGCTGGAGCACTTGCGCCGGAGGGCGGCCAGCGCCACCCCCGACGGCGGGCGCGCGGGGGACTCCTGCGGCCCGCCCGGGCCCTCCCCGCCGCCCGCGCCCTCACCCCCTGCGCCTCCTCGGGACCCAGGCCTCTGGCGGCCCTGGTAG